One Catalinimonas alkaloidigena DNA window includes the following coding sequences:
- a CDS encoding lysylphosphatidylglycerol synthase transmembrane domain-containing protein — MERLKAFLKYALPVGAALLLLWYVYRDTSLEQLWRDLEKADYRWILLSIIPALISHLARSERWRLLLEPLGHRPRFVTAFLAVMSLYFVNLIVPRAGEVSRCGILRNTDGIPMDISLGTVVAERAFDLIMLLCTIGLAFMLEFDQLSELLTPLFSDKLNNTQSGLSGLVWGLGLAVLLGVGLAVLVWTQRKRLQASALVQKLLGFGKGLWQGVVSIRYVRRPVLFLLYTMLIWVCYFLMSYWAMLAFPATAGLGAKIALVIFVLGGLGMVAPVQGGVGAYHFMVGGGLMLYGVSEHDGAAAAALMHTSQTLFLLIFGGFCFFLTFFYKKTPSLVEKP; from the coding sequence ATGGAGCGACTCAAGGCATTTCTGAAATACGCGTTGCCTGTCGGAGCGGCATTGCTGCTGCTATGGTACGTTTACCGTGACACCTCGCTGGAGCAACTCTGGCGCGACCTGGAGAAAGCCGACTACCGCTGGATTCTGCTGTCGATCATCCCGGCCTTGATCAGCCACTTGGCCCGGTCGGAACGATGGCGCTTGTTGCTGGAACCGTTGGGGCATCGGCCCCGGTTCGTGACGGCTTTCCTGGCGGTGATGTCGCTCTACTTTGTCAACCTGATTGTGCCGCGTGCCGGTGAGGTAAGTCGCTGCGGTATTCTGCGCAACACCGACGGCATTCCGATGGATATCTCGCTGGGGACGGTTGTCGCCGAGCGGGCCTTCGACCTGATCATGCTGCTGTGCACCATCGGCCTGGCGTTTATGCTGGAGTTTGACCAACTGAGCGAGCTGTTGACGCCACTTTTTTCCGACAAGCTCAATAACACTCAGAGCGGTTTGTCAGGGTTAGTCTGGGGACTGGGCTTAGCCGTCTTGCTGGGCGTCGGGTTGGCGGTGTTGGTCTGGACACAACGCAAGCGCCTGCAAGCTTCAGCCCTGGTGCAAAAACTACTGGGTTTCGGCAAAGGCCTGTGGCAGGGCGTCGTTAGCATCCGCTACGTTCGTCGCCCGGTGTTGTTCCTGTTGTATACGATGTTGATCTGGGTATGCTATTTCTTAATGTCTTACTGGGCCATGCTGGCGTTTCCGGCCACCGCCGGGCTGGGCGCCAAGATCGCGCTGGTCATTTTTGTACTCGGCGGGTTAGGCATGGTGGCGCCCGTGCAGGGAGGCGTGGGTGCCTATCATTTTATGGTTGGCGGGGGCCTGATGCTCTACGGAGTCAGTGAACACGACGGAGCCGCTGCCGCCGCCCTGATGCACACGTCGCAAACCTTATTTTTGTTGATTTTTGGAGGCTTCTGCTTCTTTCTGACCTTCTTTTACAAGAAAACGCCATCGCTGGTAGAGAAACCATGA
- a CDS encoding acyl-CoA dehydrogenase — protein sequence MRFEFTEEQLAVRDAARDFAQNELKPGVIERDEKQQFPAEQIKKMGELGFLGMMTDPAYGGSGLDTISYVLAMEEISKVDASASVVMSVNNSLVCWGLEKYGTEAQKQKYLVPLAKGEIIGAFCLSEPEAGSDATSQRTTAVDKGDHYLLNGTKNWITNGGSASVYLVMAQTTPELKHKGINALIVEKGMEGFTVGPKENKMGIRASDTHSLMFSDVKVPKENRIGDEGFGFKFAMSTLNGGRIGIAAQALGIASGAYELALSYAKERKAFGKAIAEHQAIQFKLADMATEIDAARLLCLQAAVLKDQKKPFSKESAMAKLFASKVAMQVTTEAVQVHGGYGYVKEYHVERLMRDAKITQIYEGTSEIQKIVISREILD from the coding sequence ATGAGATTTGAATTCACCGAAGAGCAGCTGGCTGTTCGAGACGCAGCTCGCGATTTTGCACAAAATGAATTGAAGCCCGGGGTTATAGAGCGTGACGAGAAACAACAGTTTCCGGCCGAGCAAATCAAGAAGATGGGCGAACTGGGCTTCCTGGGCATGATGACGGACCCGGCCTACGGCGGTAGCGGACTCGATACCATTTCGTATGTGCTGGCGATGGAAGAAATCTCCAAAGTTGATGCGTCGGCGTCGGTGGTGATGTCGGTCAATAATTCGCTCGTTTGCTGGGGTCTGGAGAAGTACGGTACCGAAGCACAAAAGCAAAAATACCTGGTCCCCCTGGCCAAAGGCGAAATCATCGGTGCCTTCTGTCTGTCGGAGCCCGAAGCGGGTTCAGACGCTACTTCGCAGCGCACAACCGCGGTGGATAAGGGCGACCATTACCTGCTGAACGGGACCAAAAATTGGATCACCAACGGCGGGAGCGCTTCGGTCTATCTGGTCATGGCGCAAACCACTCCGGAACTGAAGCACAAAGGCATCAACGCGTTGATTGTTGAAAAAGGCATGGAAGGCTTTACGGTCGGGCCCAAAGAAAACAAGATGGGCATTCGCGCGTCCGATACACATTCGCTGATGTTTTCGGATGTGAAGGTGCCCAAGGAAAACCGGATCGGCGATGAAGGCTTTGGTTTCAAATTCGCCATGAGTACCCTCAACGGCGGTCGAATCGGCATTGCTGCGCAGGCGTTAGGCATCGCCTCAGGCGCATACGAACTAGCCCTCAGTTACGCAAAAGAGCGGAAAGCATTCGGGAAAGCCATTGCCGAGCATCAGGCCATTCAGTTCAAGTTGGCCGATATGGCTACCGAAATCGATGCGGCCCGGTTGCTTTGTTTGCAGGCGGCGGTACTGAAAGATCAGAAGAAACCTTTCTCGAAAGAAAGCGCCATGGCAAAGCTGTTTGCCTCGAAAGTAGCCATGCAGGTCACCACCGAAGCAGTGCAGGTACACGGCGGGTATGGCTACGTAAAAGAGTACCATGTGGAGCGTTTGATGCGCGATGCAAAAATTACGCAGATCTATGAAGGTACTTCCGAGATTCAAAAGATTGTAATTTCCCGGGAAATCCTCGATTGA
- a CDS encoding ABC transporter ATP-binding protein, with translation MKALRRINHYFYKYKSHLIWGTIFIIISNVFAVVPAQVVRQAFDLIKETIDIYRTYEGFELQEAFYDIFLDKILFYGILIVGMALLRGVFLFFTRQTIIVMSRHIEYDQKNEIYEHYQSLPLSFYRRHNTGDLMARISEDVSRVRMYVGPAIMYGINLIALFALVISYMFSVNAELSLYVLLPLPVLSVSIYFVNNIINKRSEEIQRSLSNLSTFVQEAFSGIRVLKAFTREGDSLAQFEKESNDYRYKSMRLVRVDSLFFPLMLALIGLSTILTVYIGGLQVMAGKITVGIIAEFVIYVNMLTWPVASLGWTASLIQRAAASQQRINEFLDVKTDIVSRKELSKDIHGKIVFDQVSFVYPDSGIKALDHVSFEVKPGESIAILGTTGSGKSTVANLICRMYDPTGGNVTIDEVDVRDYNLHSLRGQIGYVPQDVFLFSDTIRNNITFGLQGVSDDRVVQAAEDADLYHNVIDFPEGFSTKVGERGITLSGGQKQRVSIARALVRDPNILILDDSLSAVDTKTENRILGRLKGIMENRTTVIISHRVSSAKLADRILVLDEGKVVEQGTHDTLLAAGGVYKELYDKQLTTEEAA, from the coding sequence GTGAAAGCACTACGTCGAATCAACCATTACTTCTATAAATACAAGTCTCATCTGATCTGGGGGACTATATTTATCATCATCTCCAACGTATTTGCGGTGGTGCCGGCGCAGGTCGTACGGCAGGCGTTTGATCTCATCAAAGAGACGATCGACATCTACCGCACGTACGAAGGCTTCGAGCTGCAAGAGGCTTTTTACGACATCTTCCTCGACAAGATTCTTTTCTACGGTATCTTGATTGTGGGCATGGCGCTGTTGCGCGGTGTCTTTCTGTTTTTTACGCGGCAGACCATCATCGTGATGTCGCGGCATATCGAATACGATCAGAAGAACGAAATCTACGAGCACTACCAGTCACTGCCCCTGAGTTTCTACCGGCGTCACAACACCGGCGACCTGATGGCCCGCATTTCGGAAGACGTCAGCCGCGTGCGGATGTACGTAGGCCCCGCCATTATGTACGGCATCAACCTGATTGCGCTGTTTGCCTTGGTGATCAGCTACATGTTCAGCGTAAACGCCGAGTTGTCGCTCTACGTGCTGTTGCCGCTGCCGGTGCTGTCCGTAAGCATCTATTTTGTTAACAACATCATCAACAAGCGTTCGGAAGAGATCCAGCGTAGCCTGTCCAACCTGTCCACCTTTGTGCAGGAAGCGTTTTCGGGCATTCGGGTGCTGAAGGCATTTACACGCGAAGGCGATTCGCTCGCGCAGTTCGAAAAAGAAAGCAACGATTACCGCTACAAGTCCATGCGGCTGGTGCGGGTCGATTCCCTCTTCTTCCCGCTGATGCTGGCGCTGATTGGGCTGAGCACGATCCTGACGGTTTACATTGGCGGCTTGCAGGTTATGGCCGGGAAAATCACGGTCGGCATCATCGCCGAGTTTGTCATCTATGTGAACATGCTCACCTGGCCGGTCGCGTCCCTGGGCTGGACCGCCAGTCTGATTCAGCGGGCGGCTGCCTCGCAGCAGCGGATCAACGAATTTCTGGACGTAAAGACCGACATCGTGTCGCGCAAAGAATTGTCGAAAGACATTCACGGCAAAATCGTATTCGATCAGGTAAGCTTCGTTTATCCCGACTCGGGCATCAAGGCGCTGGACCACGTGTCGTTCGAAGTAAAACCGGGGGAATCGATCGCCATTCTGGGCACCACCGGATCAGGCAAAAGCACCGTAGCCAACCTGATTTGCCGCATGTACGACCCGACGGGCGGAAATGTCACCATCGATGAGGTGGACGTACGCGACTACAACCTGCATTCGCTGCGGGGGCAGATCGGGTACGTGCCGCAGGACGTCTTTCTGTTTTCTGATACCATTCGCAACAACATCACGTTCGGGTTGCAGGGTGTCTCCGACGACCGCGTCGTTCAGGCCGCCGAAGACGCTGATCTGTATCACAACGTGATTGACTTCCCGGAAGGGTTCAGCACAAAAGTCGGAGAGCGCGGCATTACCCTGTCGGGCGGACAAAAACAGCGCGTGTCGATTGCGCGCGCCCTGGTCCGCGATCCGAACATCCTGATTCTGGACGACTCACTGTCGGCCGTAGATACGAAAACGGAAAACCGGATTTTAGGCAGGTTGAAAGGAATTATGGAAAACCGGACGACGGTCATCATCTCACACCGGGTGTCGTCGGCCAAGCTGGCGGACCGGATTCTGGTCTTGGACGAGGGAAAAGTAGTGGAGCAGGGTACGCACGATACCCTGTTGGCGGCGGGGGGCGTGTACAAAGAGTTGTACGACAAGCAACTCACGACGGAAGAAGCCGCCTGA
- the panD gene encoding aspartate 1-decarboxylase codes for MQIQVMKSKIHRVKVTQAELHYVGSITIDQDLMEASNIIENEKVQIVNINNGERLETYVIPGERGSGMICLNGPAARKVQVGDMVIIISYGSMDFEEAKSFKPTIIFPNNNNRLS; via the coding sequence ATGCAGATTCAAGTAATGAAATCGAAGATCCATCGGGTGAAGGTGACGCAGGCCGAGTTGCACTACGTCGGCAGTATCACCATCGACCAGGACCTGATGGAGGCTAGTAATATCATCGAGAACGAAAAAGTACAGATTGTCAACATCAACAACGGCGAACGGCTGGAGACCTATGTGATTCCTGGCGAACGAGGATCGGGCATGATTTGCCTGAACGGCCCGGCCGCCCGTAAAGTACAGGTGGGCGATATGGTGATTATCATTTCGTACGGAAGTATGGATTTTGAAGAAGCCAAGTCGTTCAAACCCACCATCATTTTTCCTAACAACAACAATCGTCTTTCGTAG
- the panC gene encoding pantoate--beta-alanine ligase, which yields MEVFQTSAALKKYLFQQRCSGKIIGFVPTMGALHEGHLSLLEAAQRTTDCTVCSIFVNPTQFNNSTDLAKYPRTLEADRALLEAAGCDVLFCPDEQEIYPDQGLLRLDFGPLEQRMEGAYRPGHFHGVGLVVAKLLHKVSPDKAFFGQKDLQQFRIVAQLVRDLSFDVQLEMVPIQREAHGLAMSSRNRRLTPEQRHEAGQLYATLQRAAARVFELPLPQLHRMVEEQLSASPSIRLEYFEVVDAHTLEPVQDVHQAEALALCLAAYVGEVRLIDNVLMEEK from the coding sequence ATGGAGGTATTTCAGACTTCCGCGGCACTAAAAAAATATTTATTTCAACAGCGCTGCAGCGGCAAAATAATCGGGTTCGTGCCCACGATGGGCGCGCTGCACGAAGGCCACCTGTCGCTGCTGGAAGCCGCTCAACGGACTACGGACTGCACGGTTTGTAGTATTTTCGTCAATCCCACCCAGTTTAATAATTCCACCGATCTGGCCAAATACCCACGCACGCTGGAAGCGGACCGCGCTTTGTTGGAAGCCGCCGGGTGCGATGTGCTTTTCTGCCCTGATGAACAAGAGATTTATCCGGATCAAGGGCTTCTGCGTCTGGATTTCGGACCCTTGGAGCAACGAATGGAGGGTGCGTATCGACCGGGACACTTCCATGGCGTAGGGTTGGTCGTTGCCAAGCTGCTCCATAAGGTATCGCCCGATAAGGCATTTTTTGGACAGAAGGATCTTCAGCAGTTCCGCATTGTGGCCCAACTGGTGCGCGATCTGTCCTTCGATGTGCAACTGGAGATGGTACCCATCCAACGCGAAGCGCACGGGTTGGCAATGTCGTCGCGCAACCGGCGGTTAACCCCCGAGCAGCGCCACGAAGCCGGCCAGCTGTACGCAACCCTGCAGCGCGCAGCCGCCCGGGTATTTGAGCTACCTTTGCCGCAACTCCACCGCATGGTTGAAGAACAGTTGTCTGCCTCCCCCTCCATCCGGCTCGAGTATTTCGAGGTCGTCGATGCGCATACGCTGGAGCCCGTGCAAGACGTGCATCAGGCAGAAGCCCTGGCGCTTTGCCTGGCCGCGTACGTAGGCGAAGTGCGCCTTATCGACAACGTGTTGATGGAAGAAAAATAA
- a CDS encoding zinc metallopeptidase, with the protein MSGIYLIVILTMLGSWFVGWRLKSKFRQYAQTPLRSNLSGQEIAEKMLRDHGITNVRVVSVQGRLTDHYNPADRTVNLSHEVFYGRNAAAAAVAAHECGHAVQHAKAYSFLKFRSAMVPMLSVTSRFMPFIIIGGIFMLQYTPLPLAIGVALFALTTLFSFITLPVEFDASKRALAWIHDRGVVTSQEYTLSKGALRWAAMTYVVAALSSLATLLYYASLLGGRRD; encoded by the coding sequence ATGTCAGGAATCTATTTGATCGTTATCCTCACCATGCTGGGGAGTTGGTTTGTGGGCTGGCGCTTGAAAAGCAAGTTCCGCCAGTATGCACAAACGCCGTTACGCTCTAACCTGAGCGGGCAGGAAATTGCCGAAAAGATGTTGCGTGATCATGGCATCACCAACGTACGGGTCGTCTCGGTCCAGGGGCGGTTGACCGACCACTATAACCCTGCCGACCGCACGGTGAACCTAAGCCACGAAGTTTTCTACGGACGGAATGCTGCCGCCGCGGCGGTGGCGGCCCACGAATGTGGCCACGCCGTGCAACACGCAAAGGCGTATTCCTTCCTGAAGTTCCGTTCTGCCATGGTACCGATGTTGTCGGTAACGTCGCGCTTCATGCCTTTTATCATCATCGGCGGAATTTTCATGTTGCAATACACGCCCCTGCCGCTGGCCATTGGGGTCGCCTTGTTTGCGCTTACTACCTTGTTCAGCTTCATCACGTTGCCTGTGGAGTTCGATGCCAGCAAACGTGCCCTGGCCTGGATTCACGACCGCGGTGTGGTCACGAGCCAGGAATATACCCTGTCGAAAGGCGCGCTCCGGTGGGCTGCCATGACGTACGTAGTCGCGGCGTTGAGTTCACTGGCTACGCTTTTGTACTATGCTTCGTTGTTAGGCGGCCGCCGAGATTAA
- a CDS encoding Glu/Leu/Phe/Val family dehydrogenase → MVETKETGSVANSAAAATSLFGEIAKYEHEQVVFCYDPATGLKAIIGIHNTVLGPALGGTRMWNYATEAEAVRDVLRLSRGMTYKNAVAGLNHGGGKAVILGDPRQGKSEALLRRFGKFIQSLNGKYITAEDVGMSTRDIEYVAMETRWASGRPEGDGGSGDPSPVTAYGTWMGMKAAAAKAFGSDSLAGRRISVQGAGSVGSHLIGHLIKEGAIVFVTDLHEDRLEVVAQQHPITVVKPDEIYDLDVDIYAPCALGGTLNHDTLPRLKCRVVAGAANNQLENEDLHADACAERGILYAPDFLINAGGVVNVAMEFTGYNREKAYKHAEKIYDTTLRIFEKAEREGINTHQAAMRVAQERIQQMAQLNARL, encoded by the coding sequence ATGGTAGAAACCAAAGAAACCGGTTCCGTGGCGAACTCCGCTGCGGCGGCGACGTCGCTGTTCGGAGAGATTGCTAAATACGAACACGAGCAAGTCGTGTTTTGCTATGACCCCGCAACGGGTCTGAAAGCCATCATCGGCATTCATAATACTGTGCTGGGCCCTGCCCTGGGTGGCACGCGCATGTGGAACTACGCTACCGAGGCCGAGGCGGTCCGCGATGTGCTGCGGCTCTCGCGCGGCATGACCTATAAAAATGCCGTCGCCGGCTTGAATCATGGTGGTGGAAAAGCGGTCATTCTTGGTGACCCACGCCAGGGCAAATCGGAGGCGCTGCTGCGTCGGTTCGGCAAATTTATTCAAAGTCTGAACGGAAAGTACATAACAGCCGAAGATGTTGGCATGTCGACCCGCGACATTGAGTACGTAGCGATGGAAACACGCTGGGCCTCGGGCCGGCCGGAAGGCGACGGCGGCAGTGGCGATCCTTCGCCGGTAACTGCCTACGGGACCTGGATGGGCATGAAAGCAGCGGCGGCCAAAGCCTTCGGAAGCGACAGCCTGGCCGGGCGACGCATTTCGGTGCAGGGGGCCGGCAGTGTGGGCAGTCACCTGATTGGCCATTTGATCAAAGAAGGCGCGATCGTTTTCGTCACCGACCTCCACGAAGATCGGCTGGAGGTAGTGGCACAGCAACACCCGATTACGGTGGTGAAACCTGACGAGATTTACGACCTGGACGTCGACATCTACGCACCTTGTGCGCTGGGCGGAACGTTGAACCACGATACCCTGCCGCGCCTGAAATGCCGGGTGGTGGCGGGAGCAGCCAACAACCAGTTGGAAAACGAAGACCTTCACGCCGATGCGTGCGCAGAACGGGGCATCCTCTACGCCCCCGACTTTCTGATCAACGCCGGTGGTGTGGTCAACGTCGCCATGGAATTTACGGGCTACAACCGCGAGAAGGCGTACAAACACGCCGAGAAGATTTATGACACAACGCTGAGGATTTTCGAGAAGGCCGAGCGCGAAGGCATCAACACCCACCAGGCCGCCATGCGCGTCGCGCAGGAGCGTATTCAGCAAATGGCGCAGCTCAACGCACGTTTATAA
- a CDS encoding helix-turn-helix domain-containing protein: MEDYNKIIESLGVKYVKARNVRMLKPVALTNFYDIENTIILLNKGKISFGTEEVETLEEGEILFIPGGKMASVTYGGGNPPKVNYETYIGNKDRYYEVNKSIAPSELDEENFSTVTFEAKVFDTVNFFASLDIPPFVIKSEKLRHLVDELIVEEMNEVPGKGRIILNNTEKIVIETIRYILVHRLFVEQLATNSTYFKDPRLLNIFAYIKDEIGGDLSNKVLASVANVSEDYVGQYFKMLTGINPQDYIEYQRMEKAVHMLRTTKKSIREIGREVGYKDTAYFCRRFKMMFGIPAGKMRRRESLMNV, from the coding sequence ATGGAAGATTACAATAAAATAATCGAGTCGCTCGGGGTGAAGTACGTAAAAGCACGTAACGTACGAATGCTGAAGCCGGTCGCCCTGACTAACTTTTACGACATCGAGAATACAATCATCCTCCTGAACAAGGGGAAAATCTCTTTTGGTACAGAAGAGGTGGAGACGCTGGAAGAAGGCGAGATCCTGTTTATCCCCGGTGGTAAGATGGCGAGCGTCACGTACGGTGGGGGAAATCCTCCGAAGGTGAACTACGAAACGTATATCGGAAACAAAGACCGTTACTACGAAGTCAACAAGTCGATTGCTCCGTCGGAGCTGGACGAGGAGAACTTCAGCACGGTAACCTTCGAAGCCAAAGTATTCGATACGGTTAACTTTTTTGCGTCGCTCGATATCCCGCCGTTTGTCATCAAGAGCGAGAAACTGCGTCACCTGGTCGATGAGCTGATCGTGGAAGAGATGAACGAAGTACCGGGCAAAGGCCGCATCATTCTCAACAATACGGAGAAAATCGTCATCGAGACCATTCGCTACATTCTGGTGCATCGCCTGTTTGTAGAGCAGCTGGCGACCAACAGCACGTACTTCAAAGACCCGCGCCTGCTGAACATCTTTGCGTACATCAAAGACGAAATCGGTGGCGACCTATCGAACAAGGTACTCGCCAGCGTAGCCAACGTATCGGAAGATTATGTGGGACAGTACTTCAAGATGCTGACCGGGATCAACCCGCAGGATTATATCGAGTACCAGCGGATGGAAAAAGCCGTTCACATGCTGCGCACCACCAAGAAAAGCATCCGGGAAATCGGCCGCGAAGTGGGCTACAAAGACACTGCCTACTTCTGCCGCCGCTTCAAAATGATGTTTGGCATTCCGGCCGGGAAGATGCGCCGCCGCGAATCACTCATGAACGTTTAA
- a CDS encoding glycogen/starch synthase, with the protein MSKLRILYVASEINPFLQTSKVADFVRKLPQAMQERGMEIRILVPRFGLINERKNRLHEVVRLSGINIAVGEEEKPLVIKVASIPNAKLQVYFIDNEDYFHRKSIFFDKDNRFFADNDERAIFFCKGVIETVKKLGWAPDIVHCNDWMTSLIPMYLKTTYRKDPIFKSAKTVFSIYNNYFAHKFDASLLEKVKMLDIEDEMLLHLKTADIEGFLRVGIEYADVTIKAGEEFNDKLTELFESVDTNKKITSFEGEADLADSYYNLYNELTN; encoded by the coding sequence ATGTCCAAACTACGAATCCTTTACGTAGCCAGTGAAATCAATCCTTTCCTGCAAACTTCGAAAGTGGCGGATTTTGTTAGAAAACTACCGCAAGCGATGCAAGAGCGGGGTATGGAAATTCGCATTCTCGTTCCGCGCTTTGGGTTGATCAACGAGCGCAAAAATCGGTTACATGAAGTGGTTCGTCTATCAGGAATTAACATCGCCGTAGGGGAGGAGGAAAAGCCGCTGGTCATTAAAGTAGCGTCTATTCCTAATGCCAAACTTCAGGTTTACTTCATAGACAACGAGGACTATTTCCACCGCAAATCCATTTTCTTCGACAAGGATAACCGGTTTTTCGCAGATAATGACGAGCGCGCCATTTTCTTCTGCAAAGGCGTGATCGAAACGGTGAAAAAATTGGGCTGGGCGCCGGACATCGTGCATTGCAACGACTGGATGACGAGCCTGATTCCGATGTATTTGAAAACGACTTACCGCAAAGACCCTATTTTCAAGTCGGCGAAGACCGTATTTTCGATCTACAACAATTACTTTGCGCACAAATTTGATGCAAGCCTTCTGGAAAAGGTGAAGATGCTTGACATTGAGGACGAGATGCTTCTGCACCTTAAAACCGCCGACATCGAAGGATTCCTGCGGGTGGGTATTGAGTACGCAGACGTGACGATCAAAGCCGGAGAAGAGTTTAACGATAAGCTTACCGAGCTTTTCGAAAGTGTGGATACTAACAAGAAGATTACGTCGTTCGAGGGAGAAGCAGACCTTGCCGATTCATATTACAACTTGTATAATGAGCTTACGAATTAA
- a CDS encoding ArsR/SmtB family transcription factor: protein MAYTKKDEFDYEEVTLAAYAKALGHPARIAILKLLAERGKCICGDIVNELPLSQSTVSQHLKELKAVGLIKGKIDGPRVSYYVDEETWNKARIFFDRMFRQRMQPVMV from the coding sequence ATGGCCTACACAAAAAAGGACGAATTTGATTACGAAGAGGTCACACTGGCCGCGTATGCCAAAGCCCTGGGACACCCCGCCCGCATTGCCATCCTCAAGCTCCTGGCCGAGCGTGGCAAATGCATTTGCGGTGACATCGTAAACGAACTGCCGCTTTCGCAGTCGACAGTATCGCAACACTTAAAAGAACTTAAAGCCGTAGGGCTGATCAAAGGTAAAATCGATGGCCCTCGTGTTAGCTACTATGTAGACGAAGAGACCTGGAACAAAGCCCGGATTTTCTTCGACCGGATGTTCCGCCAGCGGATGCAACCCGTGATGGTATAA
- the rfaE2 gene encoding D-glycero-beta-D-manno-heptose 1-phosphate adenylyltransferase gives MTESKILTWEAARQQREEWRRAGESVVFTNGCFDLVHLGHVDYLEKSRAKGERLVVGVNSDASVRRLKGPNRPILDEYARGRLLAALAFVDAVVLFNEETPLELIQTICPDILVKGDDYTIDTIVGADFVLENGGRVETVSLVKGYSTSLLVEHIKKLY, from the coding sequence ATGACCGAGTCGAAGATTTTAACGTGGGAGGCCGCCCGGCAGCAGCGAGAAGAGTGGCGCCGCGCCGGCGAAAGCGTAGTGTTCACTAACGGATGCTTCGATCTGGTGCACCTGGGACACGTCGATTACCTGGAAAAGTCGCGCGCAAAAGGCGAGCGACTGGTGGTGGGCGTGAACTCCGATGCATCGGTCCGGCGTTTAAAGGGTCCTAACCGACCAATTCTGGACGAATACGCGCGCGGCCGGCTGTTGGCAGCGCTGGCTTTTGTAGATGCCGTGGTGCTATTCAACGAGGAAACGCCGCTGGAGCTTATTCAGACAATATGTCCTGACATTTTGGTCAAAGGCGACGACTACACAATCGATACCATTGTTGGTGCAGATTTTGTTTTAGAAAACGGCGGAAGGGTAGAAACCGTATCGTTAGTGAAAGGGTACTCTACCTCTCTTTTGGTAGAACACATAAAAAAATTATACTGA
- a CDS encoding geranylgeranylglyceryl/heptaprenylglyceryl phosphate synthase, giving the protein MKETNLPSVYSRLLRDHKRGYKAVAVLVDPDKTTEDQCDELLTNALLHRIDYFFVGGSLITTDHIHLLVERLRKQDSIPVLLFPGSNLHIDPKADAILLLSLISGRNPELLIGQHVAAAPILRRSALEVIPTGYLLIDGGRQSAVQYISNTTPIPHEKNTIAVCTAMAGEMLGLKLIYLDAGSGALRTISPSMISAVRRSIEVPLIVGGGITDADTARKLLEAGADLVVIGNGIEKNPELLSEVSQKVRAMNAALNVHE; this is encoded by the coding sequence ATGAAGGAGACAAACCTACCCTCCGTATATTCTCGTCTGCTTCGGGATCATAAGCGCGGCTACAAAGCCGTTGCGGTTCTGGTCGATCCCGACAAAACCACAGAAGATCAATGCGATGAGCTGCTCACCAATGCGCTGCTGCATCGCATTGATTATTTCTTTGTAGGGGGGAGCCTGATCACCACTGACCACATTCATCTGCTGGTGGAGCGGCTGCGAAAGCAAGATTCGATTCCGGTTCTGCTGTTTCCGGGCAGCAACCTGCACATCGACCCCAAGGCCGATGCCATTCTGCTCCTGTCACTGATTTCCGGACGCAACCCTGAATTGCTGATCGGGCAACACGTGGCCGCGGCGCCCATTTTGCGCCGCAGTGCTCTGGAAGTGATTCCCACAGGCTATCTGCTGATCGATGGCGGTCGGCAGTCGGCGGTGCAATACATCAGCAATACCACTCCCATTCCGCACGAAAAAAATACCATTGCCGTCTGCACGGCCATGGCCGGCGAGATGCTGGGGCTAAAGTTGATTTACCTGGATGCGGGCAGTGGTGCCTTGCGGACCATTTCGCCCTCGATGATTTCGGCGGTGCGCCGTTCTATCGAAGTCCCGCTGATTGTAGGGGGGGGTATTACCGATGCCGATACGGCCCGGAAACTGCTGGAAGCGGGCGCCGACCTGGTGGTGATTGGCAACGGGATAGAAAAAAACCCCGAACTGTTGTCCGAGGTTTCCCAAAAGGTCAGGGCCATGAATGCGGCCTTAAACGTTCATGAGTGA